From the Vibrio alginolyticus NBRC 15630 = ATCC 17749 genome, one window contains:
- a CDS encoding isoprenyl transferase has translation MQNSQAFSDSLPKHIAIIMDGNGRWAKSKGKPRVFGHKKGVSAVRKTVAAASKLGIRAMTLFAFSSENWRRPEEEVGLLMELFITVLSSEVKKLHKNNLRLRVIGDTSRFSERLQKKIVEAENLTADNTGMVINIAANYGGKWDITEAAKTLALKARNGEIRVEDINEQLITEHLTMADLPEVDLLIRTSGECRISNFMLWQMAYAEMYFTPEYWPEFDEDSLVEAVTWFINRERRFGCTGEQIKALMAAQ, from the coding sequence ATGCAAAATTCTCAAGCCTTCTCTGATTCCCTTCCTAAGCATATTGCCATCATTATGGACGGTAATGGCCGTTGGGCTAAGTCCAAAGGAAAACCTCGCGTATTTGGTCATAAAAAAGGCGTTAGTGCCGTTCGTAAGACCGTGGCTGCTGCTTCAAAACTAGGCATTAGAGCCATGACGCTGTTTGCTTTTAGTAGTGAAAACTGGCGTCGTCCGGAGGAAGAAGTGGGTCTTTTGATGGAACTGTTTATCACGGTCCTGTCTAGTGAAGTAAAAAAACTACACAAAAATAACTTACGGTTGCGCGTGATCGGTGATACCAGTCGATTTAGTGAGCGTCTACAAAAGAAAATTGTAGAAGCAGAAAACCTAACGGCAGATAACACGGGTATGGTGATCAACATTGCAGCCAACTATGGCGGTAAATGGGACATCACAGAAGCTGCTAAAACGTTAGCGCTAAAAGCACGTAACGGTGAAATTCGTGTAGAGGATATCAATGAGCAGCTAATCACTGAGCATTTGACCATGGCAGACCTACCGGAAGTGGATCTTTTAATTCGCACCAGTGGAGAGTGCCGCATCAGCAACTTTATGTTGTGGCAAATGGCTTATGCAGAAATGTACTTTACACCAGAGTACTGGCCAGAATTCGATGAAGACAGTTTGGTAGAAGCTGTAACTTGGTTTATCAACCGAGAACGTCGTTTTGGCTGTACAGGTGAACAAATAAAGGCATTGATGGCAGCTCAATAA
- a CDS encoding phosphatidate cytidylyltransferase, giving the protein MKQRIITALILAPLVILGIFKLPLMGFIAALTAITLLGFWEWTQFTGSNSRIAALVPAIIMTGLSFLYISPDAYSLNHLTTPHYVVLGIGFVWWIIASLMAITYPKTTKSWQSNFVLRHVFGFLTLIPFLWSVIILRAYDITVDPYHGAKLVLYVCFLVWAADSGAYFAGKSLGKRKMAPHVSPNKTIEGLIGGIITALIVAWAFADWFDIQFTSPVHMVLITLVTVVISVLGDLVESMFKRISGIKDSSNIIPGHGGVLDRIDSLTAAFPVFALLYYVF; this is encoded by the coding sequence TTGAAACAGAGAATAATAACAGCACTAATTTTAGCTCCCCTGGTTATTTTAGGCATTTTTAAATTACCGCTAATGGGCTTTATTGCCGCTTTAACTGCAATAACGCTATTAGGTTTTTGGGAGTGGACTCAGTTTACAGGAAGCAACTCTCGCATTGCTGCCCTTGTGCCGGCAATCATTATGACCGGACTTAGTTTTCTATACATCTCGCCTGATGCATATAGCCTCAATCACTTAACGACACCTCATTATGTCGTCTTGGGTATTGGTTTTGTTTGGTGGATTATTGCTAGCTTAATGGCGATTACTTACCCCAAAACGACGAAATCTTGGCAAAGTAATTTTGTTTTACGTCATGTATTTGGTTTTCTGACATTAATCCCATTCCTTTGGAGTGTGATTATTCTCAGAGCGTATGACATCACTGTAGATCCATACCACGGCGCAAAGCTTGTGTTGTACGTTTGTTTCTTGGTATGGGCTGCAGATAGCGGCGCCTACTTTGCAGGCAAAAGCTTAGGCAAACGTAAGATGGCTCCTCATGTAAGCCCCAATAAAACCATTGAAGGGCTAATTGGTGGCATTATCACGGCATTAATCGTAGCGTGGGCATTTGCTGATTGGTTCGATATCCAGTTCACTAGCCCTGTCCATATGGTGCTGATTACGCTGGTTACTGTCGTTATTTCAGTGCTTGGTGATCTGGTTGAAAGTATGTTCAAACGTATCTCAGGCATTAAAGACAGCAGTAACATTATCCCAGGGCACGGTGGTGTGCTAGATCGTATCGACAGCCTAACCGCAGCATTCCCAGTTTTTGCTCTTCTTTACTACGTATTCTAA